The genomic window TCCGACCGTGTTGACAATATAAGAGAGATTATACGGGCATGCAACCCTTTCTGGCAACCGGTACGCTTAATCATATAGAATAGAAATAACCCAGATTGCGAGAGGCCTTATGAAAAATGTAGCTATCACCGGGGTGTCCGGGTATCTCGGCACGCTGTTAGGTAAAAGAATCGCCCGGGAGGCGGAAGTCGAGCGCATCATCGGGGTTGACGTTAAAGAACCCTCTTTCACCTCGCCCAAACTGACCTTTATCCAGCATGACGTCAGCCAGCCCTTCGCGGATATCTTTACAGATAATAAGGTGGATACCGCCCTCCACCTGGCGTTTATCGTCCTGCCTATCCATAACGCCAAAAAGACGCCGCAAATCAATATCGGCGGGTCTAAAAATTTCCTGGATGCCTGTACCGCGGCCGGGGCAGGGCAGGTCTATTACATGGGGAGCAATACGGAGTACGGCGCTTTCAGGGACAACCCCGCCCTCTTCCTGGAAAATATGCCCCTCAATCCCAACCCGGACTACCCTTATGCCTGTGACAAGGCGCGGGTGGACCTGCTTTTCCAGGACTACGCCTCCAGGAACCCCGGCGTCTGTGTCACTATAGGGCGGACGGCCCCGGTGACCGGCCCCGGCGGCAACGCCTGCGGTCTTACCGCTTTGTTCCTGCCGGTGATGGTCAAGGCGGCGGGCAGCAATCCGCCCTGGCAGTTCATCCATGAGGACGACCTGGCGGAGCTGGTAGTCCGGCTGCTAAAGCAAAGAAAAAGCGGCATCTACAATCTTGCGGGTGACGGCGCCCTGGCCTACTGCGAGATGATTAAAAAGCTGGGCAGGCCGTGTATTTCACTCCCGGCGTGGGTGCTGTACCGGGGCATACAGATTAGCTGGCACCTGCGCTGGCAGGCGAGGACGCAGCCGGGCGGGCTGGCCATGCTGAAGTATCCCATCGCCTTGAGCAATGCCAAGGTCAAACAGGCTACCGGCTACCTGCCGCGCCATACCGGCCCGCAAGCCTTTGAAGCTTTTATCCAATCATTGAGGAAAAA from Dehalococcoidales bacterium includes these protein-coding regions:
- a CDS encoding NAD-dependent epimerase/dehydratase family protein codes for the protein MKNVAITGVSGYLGTLLGKRIAREAEVERIIGVDVKEPSFTSPKLTFIQHDVSQPFADIFTDNKVDTALHLAFIVLPIHNAKKTPQINIGGSKNFLDACTAAGAGQVYYMGSNTEYGAFRDNPALFLENMPLNPNPDYPYACDKARVDLLFQDYASRNPGVCVTIGRTAPVTGPGGNACGLTALFLPVMVKAAGSNPPWQFIHEDDLAELVVRLLKQRKSGIYNLAGDGALAYCEMIKKLGRPCISLPAWVLYRGIQISWHLRWQARTQPGGLAMLKYPIALSNAKVKQATGYLPRHTGPQAFEAFIQSLRKK